CGGGCAACCCCACGGGCTGGACGGGCCGCCGTCGGACGGCACGTACGGCGACTTCCCCGGCGAGCCGCTCAAGCTCGCCATGCTCGGCGACTCCACCTCCGTCGGGCTCGGCATGGAGGATCCTGCCGAGACCCCCGGCGTGCTGCTCGCGAACGGCCTGGCCTCGGCGGCCGAGCGCCCGGTGCGGCTGCTCGTCGTCGGCAAGTCCGGCTCACCGTCGGCCGAGCTGGGCGAGCAGGTGGACAAGGCCCTGACCATGGAGCCCGACGTCGCGGTGATCTTCGTGGGGGCCAACGACATCATCACGCAGACGCCGCCCGCGACCGCCGTACGCCATCTGACCAAGGCCGTGCGGCGGTTGCGTGACGCGGGCGTCGAGGTCGTCGTGGGCACCTGTCCCGACCTCGGCACGGTCCGGCCGATCGCGCAGCCGCTGCGCTGGGTGACGCGGCGCTGGAGCCGCCAGCTGGCGGCGGCTCAGACGGTGGCGGTGGTGGACGCGGGCGGCCGTACGGTGGCGTTCGCCGACGTCCTGGGCCCGGAGTTCGATACAAACCCGACAGAAATGTTCGGACCGGATCGTTTCCATCCATCTGCCCGAGGTTACGCGCAGGCCGCTAACGCAGTGCTACCGTCAGTGTGCGCTGCGTTGGGGCTGTGGCCTGAGCCGCGGCCCGCACGTGGCGAAGCACTGCAACCGATCTACCTCGCGGCGGCTACGGCCGCGGAGGAGCCCGGCACCGAGGTCACCGCGACCAGGGTCGACGGGCGGGCGACGGGCCTGCACGGAAAGTGGGCCACGTTGCTCCGCCGGCGGCTCGGCGTGACGCTCAACGACGCCCGGCGTCTGACGCCCAGGCTCGACGAGACCCTCGACGACGCCTGACGTCCCGCGCTCAGGCTCGATGGGGGCGAGCCGCGCCCGGTGCCGGTCACTCTGCGCGCCGGAGTCGCCACTCCTCGTCCTCTTTGGAGTGGATTGCCCGTGCAGCGGCCCCCCAGGAAACCGTCCATCGCCCTCGCAGGAGCCCTCGTAGGCACCCTCGCCGCGACCGCCTGCTCCGGCAGCGACGCGGCCACCACCACGACCTTCCCGACCTGGCAGAACACCCAGGTCAACGTCGTCAGCCGGATGGCAGTCGCGGGCGGGGTGGTCGCCGCCACCTCCATGAAGCCCGACGGCACGCTCGAGACCGTCGCCGTCGGCCTCCGCGACGGCAGGCGGCTGTGGGCGTACCCGGCCACGATGGCCGGCCGCCTGCCCGGCATGGGCGTCTCGACCCCCGCGATCGTGGAGACCTCCCAGGGCCAGGGGGTGGTCGTCGCGCTCGACCCGGCCAAGAGCGGCCACTGGAACGCCACCCTCGTCGCCCGCGACGCCCGTTCCGGGGCGCAGAAGTGGACCAGGCCGATGCATTCGACGTTCGGGCCGCAGCGCTGCGG
The Nonomuraea helvata genome window above contains:
- a CDS encoding SGNH/GDSL hydrolase family protein; the encoded protein is MVWPAGMARAARRIAAAAALGGGGLTALGATAYGLLIAEGLLARKAIGQPHGLDGPPSDGTYGDFPGEPLKLAMLGDSTSVGLGMEDPAETPGVLLANGLASAAERPVRLLVVGKSGSPSAELGEQVDKALTMEPDVAVIFVGANDIITQTPPATAVRHLTKAVRRLRDAGVEVVVGTCPDLGTVRPIAQPLRWVTRRWSRQLAAAQTVAVVDAGGRTVAFADVLGPEFDTNPTEMFGPDRFHPSARGYAQAANAVLPSVCAALGLWPEPRPARGEALQPIYLAAATAAEEPGTEVTATRVDGRATGLHGKWATLLRRRLGVTLNDARRLTPRLDETLDDA